A window from Fragaria vesca subsp. vesca linkage group LG5, FraVesHawaii_1.0, whole genome shotgun sequence encodes these proteins:
- the LOC101303134 gene encoding uncharacterized protein LOC101303134 → MEVLLIREKDLGTTMIQRVLTGIMVLNLLLELILLLGTIRALIMLNVKSAVKRGTQLAIVISILNVLFVIRGDIRASKCFQKENVSNNANSSSTAHNGMSPECHVALDCHHRGNYAYQGAEPPSTLFAMTAQNQSNIATSSNSQDNIEEVWIGDSRATHHMTSDLRNLHIAQPYESSNTIKIGNGEGLHVKHIGNTQITPAAHTFDLHNVLHVPSLVVNLLSFNKLCRDNHCYIIMDDVDIMMQDKASRKTLYEGKTNADGLYLFKSPRFSKSSLPSVSATATAFVGSSISSSLWHKRLGHPTSNVASKMLSLSNIKCIVHYITCPYTPQQNGVAERKNRHLVETCITLLTAASLPQHFWFHIIAHSGYLINRMPCRSLLMSSPYIQLFGSPPDLSHLKVFGLACYPFLRPYVKNKLEARTIQCVFLGYALGYKGVFCYSISKNKLWLSRHVVHDESLFPFLHVVSPKPAPISSSSFSFSKSSSIPLSPEQFAALYPSSPGIHTASEGGNLRGEIGGENVGVSNDTGRNNGDNAIFSENIAGGQNAGVGGNVGGRDNANDVGDFSLNRDVNGGSVGENIAGSENIAEVANVVADNFSNQFSGDNVQHAPLPYELQFIEDEAQSYNNHSMLTRAKNGIVKPKTFEDFCAYSCIATQNLVDELAFFSGFSSVMELHEPVEPKFFKAAAGIPE, encoded by the exons ATGGAAGTTCTTCTGATAAGGGAAAAGGATCTTGGTACAACAATGATTCAAAGAGTTCTAACTGGAATAATGGTCCTAAATCTTCTTCTGGAGCTAATTCTTCTGTTGGGAACTATAAGAGCTTTAATCATGTTGAATGTCAAATCTGCAGTAAAAAGGGGCACTCAGCTAGCAATTGTTATCAGCATATTGAATGTTCTATTTGTCATAAGAGGGGACATCCGAGCAAGCAAGTGTTTTCAAAAGGAGAATGTCTCCAACAATGCTAATAGCTCTTCTACTGCTCATAATGGAATGTCTCCAGAAT GCCATGTGGCTCTTGATTGTCATCATCGTGGGAACTATGCCTATCAAGGTGCGGAACCTCCATCAACACTGTTTGCAATGACTGCTCAAAATCAAAGCAATATTGCTACCTCTTCCAACTCTCAGGACAACATTGAAGAAGTGTGGATTGGAGACTCAAGAGCCACTCACCATATGACATCAGACTTGCGCAACCTCCATATTGCACAGCCATATGAGTCTTCCAATACCATCAAAATTGGTAATGGAGAAGGTCTTCATGTTAAGCATATTGGAAATACTCAAATTACTCCTGCAGCTCACACATTTGATCTTCATAATGTGTTACATGTTCCTAGCCTAGTTGTTAACTTGTTATCTTTTAACAAGTTATGTCGAGATAATCATTGCTATATCATTATGGATGATGTTGATATCATGATGCAAGACAAGGCCTCAAGAAAAACTCTCTACGAGGGAAAGACAAATGCTGATGGTCTCTATCTGTTCAAGTCTCCAAGATTTTCAAAGTCTTCTCTTCCTTCGGTTTCTGCTACTGCTACTGCTTTTGTGGGATCATCTATTTCTTCTTCCCTTTGGCACAAGAGGCTTGGTCATCCAACTTCAAATGTTGCCTCCAAGATGTTATCTCTGTCCAACATTAAGT GCATTGTGCACTATATCACTTGTCCTTATACTCCCCAGCAAAATGGTGTTGCTGAGAGAAAAAATAGACATCTTGTTGAAACCTGCATCACTCTTTTGACAGCTGCTTCATTACCTCAGCATTTTTGGTTTCATATCATTGCTCATTCGGGTTATCTTATTAATCGAATGCCCTGCAGATCATTGCTTATGTCTTCTCCATATATTCAGCTTTTTGGTTCTCCTCCAGATCTTTCCCATTTGAAGGTTTTTGGCTTAGCTTGTTACCCCTTTCTTCGTCCTTATGTCAAAAATAAACTTGAAGCTAGAACCATTCAATGTGTGTTTCTTGGATATGCTCTTGGTTATAAGGGTGTCTTTTGTTACAGTATTTCCAAGAATAAGTTGTGGTTGTCTCGTCATGTTGTTCATGATGAGTCTCTATTTCCTTTTCTTCATGTGGTCTCTCCCAAACCTGCTCCTATATCTTCCTCTTCCTTTAGCTTTTCTAAATCTTCTTCCATTCCTCTTTCACCAGAACAATTTGCTGCTCTTTATCCATCTTCTCCTGGCATCCATACTGCATCTGAAGGGGGGAATTTGAGAGGTGAAATAGGAGGTGAAAATGTTGGTGTGAGTAATGATACAGGAAGGAATAATGGAGATAATGCAATTTTTAGTGAAAATATTGCAGGAGGTCAAAACGCAGGTGTTGGTGGTAATGTTGGAGGAAGGGATAATGCAAATGATGTTGGTGATTTTTCTTTGAATCGTGATGTTAATGGTGGGAGTGTTGGTGAAAATATTGCTGGAAGTGAAAACATTGCTGAAGTTGCAAATGTTGTTGCAG ATAATTTTTCAAACCAATTTTCTGGTGATAATGTGCAACATGCTCCTTTACCTTATGAGTTACAGTTTATTGAGGATGAAGCTCAATCATACAATAATCACTCTATGTTGACAAGAGCTAAAAATGGGATTGTGAAGCCAAAAACTTTTGAAGATTTCTGTGCTTATTCATGCATTGCAACTCAAAATCTTGTGGATGAGTTGGCCTTTTTCAGTGGATTTTCTTCTGTTATGGAGTTGCATGAACCAGTTGAACCAAAATTCTTTAAAGCTGCTGCAGGTATTCCTGAATGA